A genomic window from Streptomyces brevispora includes:
- a CDS encoding HtaA domain-containing protein has protein sequence MAATRRPIALAAAVATAATLGAAFALPAFAAGQSAKDGAAAAAPAMELKDGTLDWGFKESFRKYIGAAGKITVKDGATQAAGNGVFTFVNGKGTYDMTTHGTDTAFDGGINFSAHGGVLDITLSDVKLSTAGTGGAITADVATPQGTQNDVAVADLDLSAVRPGQGAGGAMVFKDVPAKLTKAGSDALNGQYPVGEVLDPATLTVKAVAAPTEEPTDPGEPTDKPTEKPTDPAEPTDEPTEKPTDKPTTQPTPKPSPSVTATDKPAADSGAIVDGTLNWGVKASFRTYVTGPIAHGKVETTGGATASGDGYRFPDATGHFDAAGQTLNAEFEGKVRFLGHQEDGAYTLDLSLTNLKIQADGTKGKLIADVSAKDRGTKKVAAHTGLAVADLKLPAGGLTAKDGVVTLAAVPATLTSGGTKAFGGMYQVGEQLDALTVSVALDKDAELPSGESSTGGSSTTGGTGGTGTTGGSSTTGGSVTGGTVGGGGGTVGGSGALAATGSDVPTGALFAASGLIVAAGAGAVVVARRRRTV, from the coding sequence ATGGCAGCCACCCGCCGCCCCATAGCTCTCGCCGCAGCCGTCGCCACCGCAGCCACCCTCGGTGCCGCCTTCGCCCTCCCCGCGTTCGCGGCGGGCCAGTCCGCCAAGGACGGTGCCGCCGCGGCCGCCCCGGCCATGGAGCTGAAGGACGGCACGCTGGACTGGGGCTTCAAGGAGTCCTTCCGCAAGTACATCGGCGCCGCGGGCAAGATCACGGTCAAGGACGGCGCCACCCAGGCCGCCGGCAACGGTGTGTTCACCTTTGTCAACGGCAAGGGCACGTACGACATGACCACCCACGGCACCGACACCGCCTTCGACGGCGGCATCAACTTCTCGGCCCACGGAGGCGTCCTCGACATCACGCTGTCGGACGTCAAGCTGTCCACCGCCGGTACGGGCGGTGCGATCACCGCCGACGTGGCGACCCCGCAGGGCACGCAGAACGATGTGGCGGTCGCGGACCTCGACCTGTCGGCCGTGAGGCCCGGTCAGGGCGCGGGCGGGGCGATGGTCTTCAAGGACGTCCCCGCGAAGCTGACGAAGGCGGGCTCCGACGCACTGAACGGCCAGTACCCGGTGGGGGAGGTCCTCGACCCGGCCACGCTCACGGTGAAGGCGGTCGCGGCGCCGACCGAGGAGCCGACCGATCCGGGCGAGCCGACCGACAAGCCGACCGAGAAGCCGACCGACCCGGCCGAGCCCACCGACGAGCCGACCGAGAAGCCCACGGACAAGCCCACCACGCAGCCGACGCCGAAGCCTTCCCCGAGCGTCACGGCCACCGACAAGCCGGCCGCCGACTCGGGCGCCATCGTCGACGGCACCCTGAACTGGGGCGTCAAGGCCTCCTTCCGTACGTACGTCACGGGCCCCATCGCCCACGGCAAGGTCGAGACGACGGGCGGCGCGACCGCTTCCGGCGACGGTTACCGCTTCCCCGACGCCACCGGCCACTTCGACGCCGCCGGACAGACCCTGAACGCCGAGTTCGAAGGCAAGGTCCGCTTCCTGGGCCACCAGGAGGACGGCGCGTACACGCTCGACCTCTCCCTGACCAACCTGAAGATCCAGGCCGACGGGACCAAGGGCAAGCTCATCGCCGACGTGTCCGCCAAGGACCGCGGGACGAAGAAGGTCGCCGCCCACACCGGTCTGGCCGTCGCCGACCTCAAGCTGCCCGCAGGCGGACTCACCGCCAAGGACGGCGTGGTGACCCTCGCGGCCGTTCCGGCGACCCTCACCTCCGGCGGCACCAAGGCCTTCGGCGGGATGTACCAGGTGGGTGAGCAGCTCGACGCGCTGACCGTCTCGGTCGCCCTGGACAAGGACGCCGAACTCCCGTCCGGCGAGAGCTCCACCGGCGGTTCGTCCACCACAGGAGGCACGGGCGGCACGGGCACCACCGGAGGCTCGTCGACCACGGGCGGTTCGGTCACCGGCGGCACCGTGGGCGGCGGCGGCGGTACGGTCGGCGGCTCGGGCGCCCTCGCCGCCACCGGCTCCGACGTCCCGACCGGCGCACTGTTCGCCGCCTCGGGCCTCATCGTGGCGGCCGGCGCCGGAGCGGTCGTCGTGGCCCGCCGTCGCCGCACCGTCTGA
- a CDS encoding HtaA domain-containing protein, producing MSPFRPARALAVALLAVLLVALLPATAAQAANRTVQGGRLDWGIKSSFQSYVTGPIAHGSWSLTGGAATVGGSQFRFHSATGSYDPASGAFASGFSGGVRFAGHKKSDGSYELDLTISRPTVRIQGGSGTVYADMVSKDRATGRVTSMAQVPMATLGLSGIDMRGGSTPIALNNVPATLTSQGAKSFAGYYTAGTPLDPVSLSVDTSAPAGKPAASKSPEKSGSSAKPKEAAGRFEDAAVDWGVRRTYREYVTGSIGQGKWTLAGGAQDGGALFRFPKGRGTYDPKNQSLAAAFTGSVRFSGAGGLDLKLSRFAVRLKAGAGTLSADVLSDGDTRKAVPLVTFTAKDFAPKGGLAVLTEAPATLTADGAKAFGSLYKAGTAMDPVSLAVAVDAKAKLPALPDLGSDPAPSAQPSDTPVPKTATAPMSAAASAADEGSPAGLYLALGGVGVLAAAAVGVLVLVRRNRSTPATPS from the coding sequence ATGTCGCCGTTCAGACCTGCCCGCGCGCTTGCCGTCGCGCTTCTCGCGGTACTGCTGGTAGCCCTGCTCCCGGCCACCGCCGCGCAAGCGGCGAACCGAACGGTGCAGGGCGGCCGGCTGGACTGGGGGATCAAGTCCTCCTTCCAGAGCTATGTCACGGGCCCCATCGCCCACGGCAGTTGGAGCCTGACCGGTGGCGCGGCCACGGTCGGCGGCAGCCAGTTCCGCTTCCACTCCGCCACCGGTTCCTACGACCCGGCGAGCGGCGCCTTCGCGTCCGGCTTCTCGGGCGGTGTCCGCTTCGCCGGCCACAAGAAGTCCGACGGCTCCTACGAGCTCGACCTCACGATCAGCCGTCCCACCGTCCGGATCCAGGGCGGCAGCGGCACCGTGTACGCGGACATGGTCAGCAAGGACCGGGCGACCGGCCGGGTCACCTCCATGGCCCAGGTACCGATGGCCACGCTCGGCCTGTCCGGGATCGACATGAGGGGCGGCAGCACCCCCATCGCCCTCAACAACGTCCCGGCCACGCTGACTTCGCAGGGCGCGAAGTCCTTCGCCGGCTACTACACGGCCGGTACGCCACTGGACCCGGTCAGCCTCTCCGTGGACACCTCCGCCCCGGCCGGGAAACCCGCCGCTTCGAAGTCCCCCGAGAAGTCGGGCAGCAGCGCGAAGCCCAAGGAGGCGGCGGGCCGCTTCGAGGACGCCGCCGTCGACTGGGGCGTGCGCCGCACCTACCGGGAGTACGTCACCGGCTCGATCGGCCAGGGGAAGTGGACCCTGGCCGGGGGCGCCCAGGACGGCGGCGCGCTGTTCCGCTTCCCGAAGGGCCGGGGCACGTACGACCCGAAGAACCAGAGTCTGGCGGCCGCCTTCACAGGCAGCGTCCGCTTCAGCGGGGCGGGCGGCCTGGACCTGAAGCTCTCCCGGTTCGCGGTCCGGCTGAAGGCCGGGGCGGGCACGCTCAGCGCCGACGTCCTGAGCGACGGCGACACGCGCAAGGCCGTGCCGCTCGTCACCTTCACCGCCAAGGACTTCGCACCGAAGGGCGGCCTCGCGGTCCTCACGGAGGCCCCCGCGACACTGACCGCAGACGGGGCCAAGGCCTTCGGCTCCCTCTACAAGGCGGGCACCGCGATGGACCCGGTCTCACTCGCCGTGGCCGTCGACGCGAAGGCGAAGCTGCCCGCGCTCCCCGATCTGGGCAGCGACCCCGCACCCTCGGCGCAGCCGTCGGACACTCCCGTACCGAAGACCGCCACGGCCCCCATGTCCGCCGCGGCGTCCGCGGCGGACGAGGGCTCCCCGGCCGGGCTGTACCTGGCCCTCGGCGGCGTCGGCGTGCTCGCCGCGGCCGCGGTCGGCGTGCTGGTCCTGGTACGCCGTAACCGGTCGACTCCGGCCACCCCCTCCTGA
- a CDS encoding heme/hemin ABC transporter substrate-binding protein yields the protein MRFSQDFAPPGRDTGRPRRGRTGLLTAAMSLATALLLTGCGGTGTPGARTAGAGATTAAEADRIEPLTTVPATKLPVTVESADGKRTTITSADRIVPLTGGLSEIVFTLGLGKQVVARDITATFEQAAELPVVTRAHDVSAESVLSLRPTVVLADTTTGPAEAIEQIRDAGIPLVVVAPAVELADVGRRIDTVAAALGVPKSGSELKQRTQDRVDAVRTSVPAPADGERKPRVAFLYLRGSASVYLLGGRESGASSLLEAAGAVDAGKASGLKKDFTAITSEALAKAAPDAILVMSKGLESVGGVDGLVKIPGIAETPAGMDRRILSIDDGVLLNYGPRTDRVLSELVAQLHPKDGAAK from the coding sequence GTGCGCTTCTCGCAGGACTTCGCCCCGCCGGGCCGGGACACCGGGCGACCGAGGCGCGGGCGCACCGGCCTCCTGACGGCCGCCATGTCCCTGGCGACGGCTCTGCTGCTGACCGGCTGCGGTGGTACGGGAACTCCCGGGGCGAGGACGGCGGGCGCCGGGGCCACCACGGCCGCGGAGGCCGACCGGATCGAGCCGCTGACCACCGTGCCCGCAACGAAGTTGCCCGTCACCGTGGAGTCGGCGGACGGCAAGCGGACCACGATCACGTCGGCCGACCGGATCGTGCCGCTGACCGGCGGCCTGAGCGAGATCGTCTTCACCCTCGGCCTCGGCAAGCAGGTCGTGGCCCGTGACATCACCGCCACCTTCGAGCAGGCCGCCGAACTCCCCGTGGTGACCCGCGCCCATGACGTGTCGGCGGAGAGCGTCCTGTCCCTGAGGCCCACCGTCGTCCTCGCGGACACCACGACCGGCCCGGCCGAGGCCATCGAGCAGATCCGGGACGCCGGGATTCCGCTCGTCGTCGTCGCACCGGCCGTGGAACTCGCCGACGTCGGCCGCCGGATCGACACGGTGGCGGCCGCCCTGGGCGTACCGAAGTCCGGCAGCGAGCTCAAGCAGCGCACCCAGGACCGCGTCGACGCCGTCCGCACGTCCGTGCCCGCACCGGCCGACGGGGAGAGGAAGCCGCGGGTCGCCTTCCTCTATCTGCGTGGCTCCGCGTCCGTCTATCTGCTGGGCGGCCGTGAGTCCGGCGCGAGTTCGCTGCTCGAAGCGGCGGGCGCGGTCGACGCGGGCAAGGCATCCGGGCTGAAGAAGGACTTCACCGCCATCACCAGCGAGGCCCTGGCCAAGGCGGCTCCCGACGCGATCCTGGTGATGTCCAAGGGGCTCGAATCCGTCGGCGGTGTCGACGGCCTGGTGAAGATCCCCGGCATCGCCGAGACCCCGGCGGGCATGGACCGCCGGATCCTCTCCATCGACGACGGGGTGCTGCTGAACTACGGGCCGCGCACCGACCGGGTGCTGAGCGAACTGGTGGCCCAGCTCCACCCGAAGGACGGAGCGGCCAAGTGA
- a CDS encoding FecCD family ABC transporter permease, whose protein sequence is MESPKPSAPPARRSGAVTLTAALLAALVICCLLSAGLGAYRIPLGDVVASFQHRIGLGGHALDRVGESVLWNVRLPRVVLALLVGASLGCAGALMQGVFGNPLAEPGVIGISAGAAVGAVASIALGLSFFGNWTITVCAFVAGLLTVLLVYALSRSGGRTEVVTLILTGIAVNAFAGALIGLFIFFADNAQITQITFWQLGSLAQATWPKVLAVLPCAVLGLVLAPSYARKLDLLALGERPARHLGVDVERLRIVLVLVVALLTAAAVAVAGIISFVGLLVPHLLRMANGPGHRFLVPGSALGGALVLVAGDLAARTVADPAELPLGVLTALFGSPFFFWLLRRTRRKQGGWA, encoded by the coding sequence GTGGAGAGCCCGAAGCCGAGCGCGCCCCCGGCCCGGCGCTCCGGCGCCGTCACCCTGACCGCCGCGCTGCTCGCCGCCCTCGTCATCTGCTGTCTGCTCTCCGCCGGCCTCGGCGCGTACCGCATCCCGCTCGGTGACGTGGTCGCCTCCTTCCAGCACCGGATCGGACTCGGCGGACACGCCCTGGACCGGGTGGGCGAAAGCGTCCTGTGGAACGTACGGCTGCCGAGGGTCGTCCTCGCGCTGCTGGTCGGGGCGTCCCTCGGCTGCGCGGGCGCCCTGATGCAGGGGGTGTTCGGCAATCCGCTCGCGGAGCCGGGCGTCATCGGGATCTCGGCGGGCGCGGCGGTCGGCGCGGTCGCCTCGATCGCGCTCGGGCTGAGCTTCTTCGGCAACTGGACCATCACCGTCTGCGCGTTCGTCGCCGGACTGCTGACCGTTCTGCTCGTCTACGCGCTGTCGCGGTCCGGCGGCCGGACGGAGGTGGTGACGCTGATCCTCACCGGCATCGCCGTCAACGCCTTCGCGGGCGCGCTGATCGGGCTGTTCATCTTCTTCGCCGACAACGCGCAGATCACCCAGATCACGTTCTGGCAGCTCGGCTCGCTGGCCCAGGCCACCTGGCCCAAGGTGCTGGCCGTGCTGCCGTGCGCGGTGCTCGGACTCGTCCTCGCGCCGTCCTACGCACGGAAGCTGGACCTGCTCGCGCTCGGCGAACGGCCCGCCCGGCACCTGGGCGTCGATGTGGAACGGCTCCGCATCGTGCTGGTGCTCGTCGTGGCGCTGCTGACCGCCGCCGCGGTGGCGGTCGCCGGGATCATCTCGTTCGTGGGGCTGCTGGTGCCGCATCTGCTGCGGATGGCCAACGGTCCCGGGCACCGCTTCCTCGTCCCCGGCAGCGCGCTCGGCGGTGCGCTGGTGCTGGTCGCGGGCGATCTCGCGGCCCGTACCGTCGCCGATCCGGCCGAGCTGCCGCTCGGCGTACTGACCGCACTCTTCGGCAGCCCGTTCTTCTTCTGGCTGCTGCGCAGGACCCGTCGCAAGCAAGGTGGTTGGGCATGA
- a CDS encoding heme ABC transporter ATP-binding protein, translating into MRTLRNLFAVRDRPLPAPVASGAPVAEVLGLRVRLGGRQVLDSIEMTVHAGEVLALVGPNGAGKSTLLAALAADLPAESGAVRIDGRPVTDWSAPELALRRAVLPQSAALSFPFPVEDVVRMGRAPWAGTEREEEDDPAVRAAMAATEVTEFAARPFSALSGGERARVALARVLAQRAPLLLLDEPTAALDLRHQELVLRICRERAAAGDAVVVVLHDLGLAAAYADRAAVLHGGRIAVAGPPAEVFTSVLLGEVYRQPVEVFPHPRTGVPLVVPERTA; encoded by the coding sequence ATGAGGACGCTGCGGAATCTCTTCGCGGTACGCGACCGGCCGCTTCCGGCACCGGTCGCCTCCGGTGCCCCGGTCGCCGAGGTGCTCGGGCTTCGGGTACGGCTGGGCGGGCGCCAGGTGCTCGACTCCATCGAGATGACGGTGCACGCGGGCGAGGTGCTGGCACTCGTCGGCCCGAACGGGGCCGGGAAGTCGACGCTGCTGGCCGCGCTGGCCGCCGATCTGCCCGCCGAGAGCGGTGCGGTACGCATCGACGGGCGGCCGGTCACCGACTGGTCCGCGCCCGAACTCGCCCTGCGCCGGGCCGTGCTGCCGCAGTCCGCGGCGCTCTCCTTCCCGTTCCCGGTGGAGGACGTCGTACGGATGGGGCGTGCGCCCTGGGCCGGTACGGAACGCGAGGAGGAGGACGATCCGGCGGTCCGCGCGGCGATGGCGGCGACCGAGGTCACCGAGTTCGCCGCGCGCCCGTTCTCCGCGCTGTCCGGCGGCGAACGGGCCCGGGTCGCGCTGGCCCGGGTGCTGGCGCAGCGCGCCCCGCTGCTGCTGCTCGACGAGCCGACCGCCGCGCTCGACCTGCGCCATCAGGAACTGGTGCTGCGGATCTGCCGGGAGCGGGCCGCCGCCGGGGACGCGGTCGTCGTCGTGCTGCACGATCTGGGGCTGGCGGCCGCGTACGCGGACCGGGCCGCCGTGCTGCACGGCGGGCGGATCGCGGTGGCGGGCCCGCCCGCGGAGGTGTTCACGAGTGTGTTGCTCGGTGAGGTCTACCGGCAGCCGGTCGAGGTGTTCCCGCATCCGCGGACCGGGGTGCCGCTCGTCGTACCGGAACGGACCGCTTGA
- the efeO gene encoding iron uptake system protein EfeO produces MRAVRFSVVTAAATVAALTAVTGCAEKSDGKGEGAVQVIAKDDSCELSKTKLPAGHVELAVQNKGSKVTEVYVLFPDDRIVAERENIGPGTKATITAEIKAGSYEIACKPGMKGHGIRQKLEVSGGTAAKRSPEMDKAVAAYRTYVQDQADETLPKAKLFTDAVAAGDIEAAKKVYADSRLGWERTEPVAESFGDIDPKVDVREDGLEDGQKWTGWHRLEKALWQDKKLGAEEKALAPTLYKDLLDWQKRVGTAEITPTSMANGAKELLDEVATGKVTGEEERYSHTDLIDFKGNVEGAEKSYELLKPIASKNDAALAATLDKRFAELNKLLDKYRKDKTSYEFTSYEKVGKADRKELSDAVNALAEPLSRLAAAVTK; encoded by the coding sequence ATGCGAGCCGTTCGTTTCTCCGTCGTCACCGCTGCCGCCACCGTGGCCGCTCTGACCGCCGTCACGGGCTGCGCCGAGAAGAGCGACGGCAAGGGTGAAGGAGCCGTCCAGGTCATCGCGAAGGACGACTCCTGCGAGCTGTCGAAGACGAAGCTGCCGGCCGGGCACGTCGAACTGGCCGTGCAGAACAAGGGTTCCAAGGTCACCGAGGTCTACGTACTGTTCCCGGACGACCGCATCGTCGCCGAGCGCGAGAACATCGGCCCCGGCACCAAGGCCACCATCACGGCGGAGATCAAGGCCGGTTCGTACGAGATCGCCTGCAAGCCCGGCATGAAGGGCCACGGCATCCGGCAGAAGCTCGAGGTCAGCGGAGGCACCGCGGCCAAGCGCAGCCCCGAGATGGACAAGGCCGTCGCCGCCTACCGGACCTACGTCCAGGACCAGGCCGACGAGACGCTGCCGAAGGCCAAGCTCTTCACGGACGCCGTCGCCGCCGGTGACATCGAGGCCGCCAAGAAGGTCTACGCCGACTCGCGGCTCGGCTGGGAGCGCACCGAGCCCGTCGCCGAGTCCTTCGGTGACATCGACCCGAAGGTCGACGTCCGCGAGGACGGCCTGGAGGACGGTCAGAAGTGGACCGGCTGGCACCGCCTGGAGAAGGCGCTGTGGCAGGACAAGAAGCTGGGTGCCGAGGAGAAGGCCCTCGCGCCGACCCTCTACAAGGACCTGCTCGACTGGCAGAAGCGGGTCGGCACGGCGGAGATCACCCCGACCTCGATGGCCAACGGCGCCAAGGAACTCCTCGACGAGGTCGCGACCGGCAAGGTCACCGGCGAGGAGGAGCGTTACAGCCACACGGACCTGATCGACTTCAAGGGCAACGTCGAGGGCGCGGAGAAGTCCTACGAGCTGCTGAAGCCGATCGCGTCGAAGAACGACGCCGCACTGGCCGCCACCCTGGACAAGCGGTTCGCGGAGCTGAACAAGCTGCTGGACAAGTACCGCAAGGACAAGACCTCCTACGAGTTCACCTCGTACGAGAAGGTCGGCAAGGCGGACCGCAAGGAACTGTCGGACGCGGTCAACGCACTGGCCGAGCCGCTCTCCAGGCTCGCCGCCGCGGTGACCAAGTAA